The stretch of DNA CAGTGGGTTGTTATTTGAATTTGGCGTGCTAGTATTAACCCTAGTCACATTACTGGATTATTTTAGTATAACTTTTATGGTTACTCTAGTGCTCGGTATCGGCAACACCCTGCTCTGCGACGAAGGCGTGGGGGTACACGCGGTACGCGCTTTTGTTGGCGCCGACATGGATCGATTCCTTGGCGTCAACCGAAAACGCAGCGTACATGAAGTCGGCCTGCTCGATCTGATGGCCGTTGCACATCTGGCCGGACACCTGCCGGAACGCCGCGCGCTGATCGGCATCCAGCCCGACATCGTAGGCTGGGGGGATGCACCGACTACCGCAGTGGCGCAAGCCATACCGCAGGCTTGCAGCCTGACCCTCGACCTGATCGCAGCGTGGCGCACATGAGCAGCCTGGACAATATCGGTGTCAAAGTGATCAACCCGCTACCGACCGGAGCGGACGGCTTGTCCGGCAATGCTGACGCCATTCTGCATGAAATTGTGGCACTGCTGGAAGCCTTCACGGCCACCGGGGAAACCGGTGCGATAGATCTGCACAGCCTCCCGGTCACCCCGACCGACTACGAATTGCTGCGCACCACCTTAGCTGAAGGTGAAGTACACGCGCAGATTAACGCCATCGGCAATACCGA from Sulfuriferula thiophila encodes:
- a CDS encoding hydrogenase expression/formation C-terminal domain-containing protein — translated: MSSLDNIGVKVINPLPTGADGLSGNADAILHEIVALLEAFTATGETGAIDLHSLPVTPTDYELLRTTLAEGEVHAQINAIGNTEVRETLYPGVWWLTYYNVEGDIVADLLEVTAVPEILKAPAEDICDGLVRLRELLSQLE